The following coding sequences lie in one Zingiber officinale cultivar Zhangliang chromosome 2B, Zo_v1.1, whole genome shotgun sequence genomic window:
- the LOC122048578 gene encoding CRIB domain-containing protein RIC10-like encodes MEIGFPTDVKHVAHVGFDNLHGTSPSWMNNYKASPDYFASGSFSHLDSTSNSWASLDFEQRGLQPAAAADPPGTVPEHPCPELPRAPKRPKKKKEKVKSPSPTRSSAASTDSYSTAMEDVGDQMRGTFRIYVN; translated from the exons ATGGAAATAGGGTTCCCAACAGATGTGAAGCATGTCGCTCATGTTGGCTTCGACAACCTGCATGGAACCTCCCCATCTTGG atGAATAACTACAAGGCCTCACCTGACTACTTCGCCTCTGGTTCTTTCAGTCATCTCGATTCCACAAGCAACTCCTGGGCTTCCCTAG ATTTTGAGCAGAGGGGGCTTCAACCTGCTGCAGCAGCAGATCCTCCTGGTACAGTGCCAGAGCATCCATGTCCAGAGCTGCCGAGGGCACCTAAAAggcccaagaagaagaaggagaaggtgaAGTCCCCTTCCCCGACGAGATCTTCTGCGGCATCAACAGATTCATACTCCACGGCAATGGAGGATGTTGGTGATCAAATGAGGGGGACTTTTAGAATATATGTAAATTAA